TAGAGGGCCTCCCTAATCCTTCTTTTGTGATAGGAGATTGtagaaaacttataaaaatcTATGAAACAAAAGGCTAGATTAGGCTAATATGGGCTAAATGTAATGTAATGTCTATGTGGGTGAGATTTATTCGTTGTTTTTACGTCAAAAGGAATGTTGTCACTATACATTTATGGAACATAAACAATACTACAGATTATTTAGAAATGTATAGGCTTAGATAGTTTACACTTTGCATTGAGATGGAGAGAGACACGACAAATCGGCCCATGCACTTTTGCGGTGAAATTGGGGAACACGACATTACGAACTATTGCACCCAAATACAAATTCTATATAGTATGATACATGGATAATGGTACCCAACTAATCGAAAATTGTGTTCCTAGGCATAAAATCTAACtatgatatttgttttaaacaagaaaaattctttcgtaaataatgttttagagaaaaacatgatttgattatcttaaaaactaaatcaacATAGAAAAATGAATGAGACTTTGTTATGTAACCTATGTTCTTCTCGtgattattaacaaaaaaacctCTACAATTGTTTGAATACTCTGCATTTTCCATCAGTCCATTGCAATGAAACCCTCTCAAAGGACAAAATGGTAAATTGCTCGAACGAGTTAGTACACCATTAAATTAAAGAACCTTGACTTGTTTTgttagtaaacaaaaattgggaaataataatagaaatcTCTgcagaataaaaacaaaaccaacaaaaattccACTTTTGTgctctctccctctccctcCCCTTGGCACCAAATAAAGAGGTAGAGAGAGACGAAATAGTACGATCACTGAAGAATATCAAACGTCCATAGTCATTACCTGTCACCGGAAAAACCAGTTCCCAACTCATCACCTCTCCCTCTAAACCAACAATGTCTGTCACCGGACCATTCAGTCACCCAACAAACCTTAACCCAACAGCTCCGGCGTTCTTTCCGGCGATAAACcaacaccaaaaccaaaacccctCCTTAATTCCGACAAGATTCTTCCTCCCTCAtccccctcctcctcctcctcctccgccgccgccgctatacttttcttatttctctctccctcctcctcctcctcctcctcatcttcCACCGACTTCAGTAACACCAACCAGAGCCGTGATGTTATTACAAGTCCCAGCTACCGTCACTGAGACATCTCTAAGACGAGACATGGAACTATTCGGTGAAGTCCGTGGAGTCCAAATGGAAAGAGCACATGAAGGAATCGTGATTTTCCATTTCTACAATCTAATAAACTCACAAAGAGCTTTTAACGAGATACGTTACCGTCACATGCAACAAcaggaacaacaacaacatttccaCTTCACGACGGCGCGTGGACTCGTCTCCGGTCATTCTCTTTGGGCCCATTTCGTGTTTCCTCAACTCAATGCTGTTCCTGAAGGAAACAATCAAGGCTCTCTTGTCATTATGAACTTAGAACCCACCGTCTCTTCCTCAACTCTCCGTCACATTTTCCAAGTTTATggtaaagtttcaatttttaacgagataaacaaataaagttgCAAACTTTATGCTAATTAGTGTTACGAAAATCATTGTAGGAGAAGTGAAGCAGGTGAGAGAGACGCCGTGTAAGAGAGAACAAAGATTTGTGGAGTTTTTTGACGTTAGAGACGCTGCAAAAGCTCTCCGTGTAATGAACGGAAAAGTTATCTCCGGTAAACCAATGGTTATCCAGTTTAGTCGTCCCGGTGGTTTAACCAAGAAACTCTTCTTCGCTTCACACTTCCATAAAAACTTCATCTTTAACAACGAACACCATTATTatccaccgccaccaccaccatcacgAATGGTGAAGTCGGATATTCTAATGTAcaagcaacaacaaaagaagaagaagaagaagtatgtaaagaagaatcttggtgaTCCTTATTTCATGATAAACGAAAACGCTATCACCGGCGGAGAGTTCAGAGACGGAAGAACCACCGTGATGATCAAGAACATCCCTAACAAGTACacgtaagtaaaaaaaaaagcatgcaTCTTTTTCATTATAGCTTAGTGATTGTGATAGGCATGtgcttcttgattctcttgtTAGTCCGATATTGTCCTAAAACGAGGAATTgcttttgttctgttttttgatttttgggtttgacaAAAAGTCAACAAGACCTAATGGATAATAGTAATGAGAACAAGCTATTTGTATTCATATGTTTActatttttgtgtatattcTGGTCCCATGGAGATTAACAAATATCGACTAGTCAATTTTATAGTATTGTTTCTATTTACAGACAGAAGCTGCTTTTGAAGATGTTGGACACACATTGTAAAGATTGTAACCAAAGTGTAATCAAAGAAGGGAACAAAACTCCTATGTCTTCTTATGACTTTGTCTACCTCCCCATTGATTTCAGGTAATTAATTGATTACCCGTTTTCTATGTGATTAATAGTATATTAGTGATGAGTGTGCTAATtaaatttggtgttttgttAGCAACAAAAGCAATGTGGGATATGGGTTTGTGAACATGACATCACCAGAAGCAGTGTGGAGACTTTACAAGAGCTTTCACAATCAACATTGGAGAGATTTCACCACCACTAGAAAGATCTGTGAGGTCACTTATGCTCGTATCCaggtaaagaaaaacaagaaagatctTCATGAATCTCTTGTTTAGTCACGCTGGAATAATAAaaagctgttttttttataagggtCTTGAGTCATTAAGGGAACATTTCAAGAACGTTAGGCTAGCAGGAGTAGAGATAGACGAGTACATGCCGGTTGTTTTCTCGCCGCCGCGTGATGGACGGTTGTCACCGGAGCCTGTGGCTATTGTTGACCCTTGGGATAAACCAGTGGATGATGAAGACAGATGTTGTAAGTCACGAGACGGGTTTGTTGTGTCCGACAAGAAGATGGTAGGAAGTGATGGTTGTGGTTTTTGTCTTAGTGAGAGAATCGAAAACGGCGGCGTTTGAGATGACGTAAGGAGGAGAAACagtaaatgaaaattaatgatGGTTTCGGCTTTTAGGCGGCGATCTATATAATACGTAGCTGTATCCATCATGTCTTATCATCTTCTGTAtaaccatcttcttcttcatctctctcttactctgtctctctctatcttttctttttgtgggttttgtttgGATATGTAAAACGTTGTTCAACTTTTGTATTGAAGTATTTGgcaactttttttaattagaaaacaaaactttaatgTTGTACAAATGCTATGTAAGAACCTTTTGTCATCAAAACTTGAGGTTGTACAGAAAAAAGAGAGTCAGTTTTAGGTggtgtcttttgtttttttgttctttctatttctctatcactatattattaaaatgcTATGGTCTTTAAGTTGTTTAACTGAAAAGAGTGATTAAACCACTTATTTAGTATAGCTCTTCctaaatttatcaattaaaaaacgTAGTCACCTTAGACTTTAACTTTTCATAAATCTTGTCACATGTCTTTACTGCTTTGAAAAAAGTATACTACCAAAAGTTCTAAATTCTAATCACTAGTTTTTCGATAATTTTTTGGTGATGTGAgtgtttttttgcttgttcAGGTTAATTTTACAATTCTTGGGaatgataaattttaaacaaaacgaattaatacattattttgaatatactTGTTTCCTTCTACATAATTACATAACcatatatttctaattaaCATAAATTCCTGAAATATGATCTTTACCGACTTTTCTCCACATTTCACAACACTTGTTTCTgagattttcatattttaataaaattgaaaaaaaaaacatttgtatcACTCTTTTAAAAGTTTGCGTAATTTTCCATGATTGCAAATAGTAGTAGTGTTTATGACTTAAACATGCAACCTCGAAACTACTAGTGTCTAGAgcataaataaaattctttttagAATCAAGGccttgaaaatttataaactcaTATGACTTCGGCTCAATTCAGTCAGCCAGTCACATCGgcaaaacataattaacatTGACGTTTATAAAATGTTAGCATACCAATACATATAAGATTATTATAGCCACTATTAAAAGacgatttatatataaatgttccACAATTCggattattaatatttaataaccacactaaaaaataaaattaaatcatcattttattatCAAGTAAAAGAAGACATTAGAAGATGAATCAATGACgttcttataaaatttgataaacaTAAATTGATCTAGAACAATGGTTGATGTTTAAAAGTTTCTCAGTTCCTAGCATAGTTTAGACTTCCAGGCTGAGGAGGAGAAATGTGATGTAATGGATTAGGACCGGTAGGAACTCTTCTCATAGTTCGAAACAAATTAGGAAGATGAGGTTTCGCCTTGTTCTGTTTTAGATCGGTTCCAGCTGGGACAACGTCTTTCTCGACTCCAACCAGAAAAGGATCTTGACGAGCCATTGATGTTGTCAACAAGAAATAGAGTGTTATGAGTAACAACATCGAATCTCTCTTCAAcactttcattttctctcctttttttttttttacttttagtttCTCATGTACTTCTTTTTAGctatttgatattatttatatattgcaTTTCCATAGTGAATTAGCCAAAAAGGAAGTGaatctataattttaaatgaataacACATATGATTTTTATGGCCTAATAGgctaatatttttctaagtttGAATGTTGATCTTTTGGTCCACATCAAAATActctttttagttttccaTTTTGTATCcatatttatcaatttaacATTGTCTTTCTCACACTTTctatatcttaaaaaaaagaaagaaaaatataaataaaataacattgtctttctctttattttggaaactttatatgatatttccctatatatttgttttcaggCTATTTTGTTCACAAATTTCTGATTGCGCGTTGTACTCTATCACCTACTATATGACATGCAACCTCGAAAACTGCTagagcaaaaataaaattcaaatgtgCCTTTGAACCATAAAACCGTTTTAGGCCttacataaattataaactcATAGACTACACGCCACAAAACTATTTTAGAATCATATCCCTTCGGTTCAATACAATCATATCGGCCAAACATAATTAACATGAAAGTTTAGAAAATCTTAGCATACCAATATGTAAGATTATATATAGGTATACAATTATGCTATTATTCTTAATTGATAACATTGCTAtctctatactattaattaaaGAGTAcattaaaatttacataaatgTGTTAACTATTACATCAAATACCAATGGAAATATACTAATTGGCAGTAATAGCCCAATcctttaaataatataattgaacCCATAATTAATGAAGCCCATTAATAGCCCAATCATTTGTAAAGAGGAAACTAAGAGAATTTTTACACAGCGGTCATTTTCATATTTCAGTGTTTTTTTATCCCTccttttgaatttatttaccTAGTTAAAGAAgagggaaaataaaataaataaaaacttcacAGATTCCGCAAAAATTGCTTCATTGCTCTCTGATTCAGTTTCTGGGTTATTTCTCAAATCCTTCGAATTTCTAAATAGTCCTTCAGCTTCTCTATTGTTTCTCAAAGTTCGAATCTTTCACTGTAATTGTCAGTTCTAATGGCTATTGAgggtgagaaagagaaaccatCGAAGCGTACCACTAATCCCGGCGTTAGAGTCGTCGGAGGAAGAATCTACGATTCCAGTAATGGCAAAACCTGTCACCAggttatttcaaaatttcccCCTCAAATCCATCatctgtgtgtgtgtgtgttttatgcTAAAGACTTGATTTCGTTATTGGCTAAagacttgattttgtttgtagctttagatttgagtttgtttgtgGCTTTAGATTTGAGATTGTTTGTGGATTTAgacttgatttttgtttgtggtcTAAAGACTTGATTTTGGTTGGTTAATGATAtcaaagtttcgatttttggACAAATGCTGTTGATTGTTTGGTTGCAGTGTCGACAGAAGACTATGGACTTCGTTGCGTCTTGCAAGGCTATGAAGAAGGATAAGCAATGTACCATTAATTTTTGTCATAAGTGTTTAATAAACAGGTTTGTTTTGTGTCTTTCGTgtttattggttttctttcATCAAAATTTTCCTGAGCTTatgtgttttggatttgaatcaTAGGTATGGTGAGAATGCAGAAGAAGTAGCGAAGTTAGATGATTGGATATGTCCTCAGTGTAGAGGCATCTGCAATTGCAGTTTTTGCAggtaataatttaaatttctgTTGAGATTGAGGTTTATCATttaaagagagattttttaaatgtttgtgAGGATTTACAGGAAGAAACGAGGACTAAATCCCACCGGGATATTGGCACACAAAGCTAAAGCTAGTGGATTAGCTTCAGTATCTATGCTTCTTGAAGTTGAGGGGCATGATAACTTTGCTTATCAGAAGAAGCCAAAACTGGTACTCAAAACAATTACAcaaatcttgatttttgtgAACTTAGCTTTAAATGTTTTACTATGCTTACTTGATCAATATGGTTTCTGCTGCAGAATGATGATTCTATGGAAGGTAGTAGTGGCAATAGTGATTCTGTTTCGGGGACAGATGTTGAAGTAGCTGGTGAgaatttaagagtttttgttATGTGAAAGTTGTCTTAATAGAAAGGAGAGGCtaaatgtttttggttatgaAGATGTTGCCAAGGATAAGAAAAAAGTGGTGGGCAAGAGCAAGAAAGCCAATGCCACTCACAAGCTGAAAGAGGAGATTCAGTTTGAGGCTCAACTTCCTCAGGGTATAAGCTTGATTTCTGTGTCAGGCGTTGTTATACCAACTGAAGAAGCTGGAAATGTATTCCAGCTTTTCGAGTTTTGCTCAGCCTTTGGAAAGGTATGGTAATTGTTCTCTTTAACTCGGTAAGTAACTAAAGATATGTAATTGTTAACTCTTAATCTGATTCATTGTGAATTTCCTAATAGGCTCTTGAGTTGAAGGAAGGACAAGCTGAAACTGTTGTCCGTGAGCTCTTCTCATGTGGGCGTAACACAAGGAGACAACAATACTGCTCTATTATCCAGCTGATGATCCAATTGTTGGATTTAATATCAAAGGATAGAGAGATGTATGACTGATTTTATTCTGTTCTGAAGTATACATACgatatgtttcttctttcttgctCCTGTTTATGATGCATTTGAATTGTTTTCAGGTCCTTGTCTCTAAGTGTGTCTGACAATTGGTTCACTGCTCTTGGAGAGATCCTATTGCAGTCAGAAGTTTTGAGTGATGAGTTCCCACCTGAAACTTTTGAAACAGGTGTTGCTGAGTATGAGAAGATGGATGCATCAAGAAGGCTCAA
This sequence is a window from Arabidopsis thaliana chromosome 1 sequence. Protein-coding genes within it:
- the TEL2 gene encoding terminal EAR1-like 2 (terminal EAR1-like 2 (TEL2); FUNCTIONS IN: RNA binding, nucleotide binding, nucleic acid binding; EXPRESSED IN: 8 plant structures; EXPRESSED DURING: petal differentiation and expansion stage, D bilateral stage, E expanded cotyledon stage; CONTAINS InterPro DOMAIN/s: RNA recognition motif, RNP-1 (InterPro:IPR000504), RNA recognition motif 2 (InterPro:IPR007201), Nucleotide-binding, alpha-beta plait (InterPro:IPR012677); BEST Arabidopsis thaliana protein match is: terminal EAR1-like 1 (TAIR:AT3G26120.1); Has 114879 Blast hits to 113543 proteins in 3746 species: Archae - 105; Bacteria - 13385; Metazoa - 42146; Fungi - 9605; Plants - 32529; Viruses - 373; Other Eukaryotes - 16736 (source: NCBI BLink).), producing the protein MSVTGPFSHPTNLNPTAPAFFPAINQHQNQNPSLIPTRFFLPHPPPPPPPPPPPLYFSYFSLPPPPPPPHLPPTSVTPTRAVMLLQVPATVTETSLRRDMELFGEVRGVQMERAHEGIVIFHFYNLINSQRAFNEIRYRHMQQQEQQQHFHFTTARGLVSGHSLWAHFVFPQLNAVPEGNNQGSLVIMNLEPTVSSSTLRHIFQVYGEVKQVRETPCKREQRFVEFFDVRDAAKALRVMNGKVISGKPMVIQFSRPGGLTKKLFFASHFHKNFIFNNEHHYYPPPPPPSRMVKSDILMYKQQQKKKKKKYVKKNLGDPYFMINENAITGGEFRDGRTTVMIKNIPNKYTQKLLLKMLDTHCKDCNQSVIKEGNKTPMSSYDFVYLPIDFSNKSNVGYGFVNMTSPEAVWRLYKSFHNQHWRDFTTTRKICEVTYARIQGLESLREHFKNVRLAGVEIDEYMPVVFSPPRDGRLSPEPVAIVDPWDKPVDDEDRCCKSRDGFVVSDKKMVGSDGCGFCLSERIENGGV
- the CLE8 gene encoding CLAVATA3/ESR-RELATED 8 (CLAVATA3/ESR-RELATED 8 (CLE8); Has 35333 Blast hits to 34131 proteins in 2444 species: Archae - 798; Bacteria - 22429; Metazoa - 974; Fungi - 991; Plants - 531; Viruses - 0; Other Eukaryotes - 9610 (source: NCBI BLink).), encoding MKVLKRDSMLLLITLYFLLTTSMARQDPFLVGVEKDVVPAGTDLKQNKAKPHLPNLFRTMRRVPTGPNPLHHISPPQPGSLNYARN
- a CDS encoding Zinc-finger domain of monoamine-oxidase A repressor R1 protein, whose amino-acid sequence is MAIEGEKEKPSKRTTNPGVRVVGGRIYDSSNGKTCHQCRQKTMDFVASCKAMKKDKQCTINFCHKCLINRYGENAEEVAKLDDWICPQCRGICNCSFCRKKRGLNPTGILAHKAKASGLASVSMLLEVEGHDNFAYQKKPKLNDDSMEGSSGNSDSVSGTDVEVADVAKDKKKVVGKSKKANATHKLKEEIQFEAQLPQGISLISVSGVVIPTEEAGNVFQLFEFCSAFGKALELKEGQAETVVRELFSCGRNTRRQQYCSIIQLMIQLLDLISKDREMSLSLSVSDNWFTALGEILLQSEVLSDEFPPETFETGVAEYEKMDASRRLKLLNFVCDESLSTWAMRNCIKSQSTECKANNNEAKRKAAAAKEKEKQLKQKLQGDLAKAIMKKNGAPLSIEEHNEILSQIRAEAKEAHDGMMEAKGITSGMTRICDARRTEPIMVEDNGLVLWKLNCYDEEPKFLLQDLGTFDGLCSHEKWLAFKPEQKPDIENYISYKRRKVMQTLKNTNVVA